AGGACAGCTGAGAAGCTGCCCAAGCTCTTACCTTCAGGAAAAGCCTCCAGTGAAGGCACTGCAGGAACCAGGAGCTCCGGGCATGCCGGTGGGACaccaccagctccagccctgggagCCACTCGCCCCGGGCTCCCTGTCTGTGCCCATGAGGAAGCTTTCATCTCCAGGTGGTGTCTGAGGAACCCGAACGCATGGGGGCTGGAGAGCTGCCATGGGCATGGCCATTTTGCACCATTCTGCATGACCAGATCTTGTCTTCAGGCCTGCTGCCTTTGAAGCCCCTGTGCTGGAGCCTCTCTGAGGAACCTGCAGTGTTGAGGCATCATATCCTGGGAGTCCTGACACTCCCACCACAGAGCCAATGTTGTTTGCATGGACAGCTCTCCCCAACTCAGGAGGTgccttccctccctttctctatcttttcttctttaagtttatttttgttgtttttctcccccctctaAAGGAAATAGGGCTTTGGGTCGGCCAGACAAGTTGCAACGTGTATATAGCAACAAAAATGAACTTGCAGGAGACAAGACAGTGAAAGGGAAGGCAGGTGGGAATTTTGCTCTGTTTCTAGGAATGGCagaaagtgctttgaaatctgtTTATGGAAAATGGTGTAAAATTTCAAATTACAGTTATGACACCAAAGGAAGTAAATAATACTCTGAAAGTGTGAATTGGCCTCTGGGATATGGGAACTTGGTCCACAGCAAGTGCATGAAAGATATTCTGCTTCATGTATATACAATTAGTGAGTAGCTCTCCACCCTGGAAATTATCCAATTATGTATTCAAAACACAAGAAACCAAAGAGAGATTTAAGAAGTTGGAAAACTAAAAAAGATTATTATTTAAGAGACAAACCCTGTTGTGCAGGACCAGCAGTTGTTCTGGCTGGGCTCCCTGACCTGCTTGTCAATGCTGCTGAGGTCCAAGTCCCTGTAGAGAGGAGCCAGTGGGATCCCTACTCTTCTGaaagtagaaaaaacaaaacagagagaagaaaaacaaggacaAAGATGTATAAAAGAGACAGGAGGCAAGTCTCTGCAGACAGAACTACATTGCAGAGCTGGACCGGTGTATCATCAGGCTTTGGCCCGGTGGCATCTCACCCCTGTGGATGTGCTCACCACAAAAACTGGAGTTCAAGCAGTGCACTTAATCCTGGCTTTTCAGTATGTCCCAAAAATTCCCTGAACCAGGGTCAGCCTTACACTCCTGAAAAggtaaatttatttctttttgtattttgccACCGGGTGACCACAGCAGATGCTGGGTCCCGGGCAGGGCAGGCGTTCAGCCACGTTTCGTGATCACTGAGAGGAGCGAGGAAGCGCGCGGAGGAAGGGGGCAGAGCAGGACTTCTCCAGTGGATGCAGGAGCAGATCCCACGGCCTGATACCAGACTCCAGTGGGCCCCGTCTGTGAACGCCTGCTCAGATATAAGTGCCATGGGCGCTGCGGGGCCCTGGCTGCCGTGGCTTGGCTCAGGGTGCTGCTCCCCCCTTACGTGGGTGCCTCAGCACCCCGCCGAGCCGAGCCCCAACAGGCACCCCAGTCCTTGCTGATGTTCTCTGCATCCAGCTTCTCACAGGACAGCTCCCACATTCCCCTGTGGATTTATGATGCTTTTTTCTGGACTCCTTAAGCAGCCCCCAGCATactgaaacatattttaaatgctttaaaaaacgTCATTAAACATACTTTGAGAGCGCCTTCTGTGAAGGGACCTTCTATTCTCCCGGAGAAGGCACACCGCTCTGTCCATGGCATCACCAGCTCTGTCCAAGAGATGCCCAAGCAAGGCGATATAAAGCCCACAGCCCTCTTTTCTGCAGCTAAACCATATTTCAGCACCTCAGCTCAGGAACGCGTTAATGCAGTTACACAATTACATTTTCTATGACCTACCTATAATCTACATGTTCCTCACCATGCAGATTTATAATGCGTGGGTAACGGCAGTTCTGCTCACGGAAAGACAGAACAGACTCTATGGCATTAAGAAATGCAATTAAGAAATCTCCTGCAGATGATGCCGTCCTGCCAGCCGAGCGAGGAGCCCTTCAGCAGGGACACGGGCTCTCCTGCTGCGGGAGCACTTCAGAGCCAGCTCCAACTCAGCAATTCGCATCAGCTACCAGGAGCGCAGGGATGATGCATGAGTTCGGGGGTGTCCTCAGACCCTCAAATATCCCTCGTTCCTATGCTGCAAGACtttcataaacattttatatatgtgCCAGGAAGATCTGGATCTGAGGGTGGCACTTTGTCCCTGATGGACTTTTCCACAGGCCAGCACAGCATTTCCAACCCCCATCTCTGAGCCCCCCGATCTCACACCACAGGTCAGAGGAGAATTTTAAGAATCCCTTTTCTGAAAGAGCAAGTCGCGTCGCTCCACACGGGCTGCAGAGCGCAAAGACACTGGCGTATGTGTCTGGCTTTGCCCATGAATAGCTGCACTGAGGCCACCGAGCCTGAGCACGCATGCCTTGCGTTGAAACACAGGCCTAAGTGTTTGCTAGGCTGGAGTTTACactatacagaaaataaataacataaatTCAGTAGTCAATGCTCTGACTTTGTTTCAATACATAGTTACAGTGTGAAACAGCACAGAGATACCATTCATAGTGAGTTTCATTCAAACAAGTCAGGAGATTTTAGGAATGATTAGTTTAGACAgtgttaaaaatgcttttatctgTGCTGCACTGGCGGGATACTAGCCAGGCATGTATTTCAGTATAAAGAGACTTGCAGTGAGGCAATGGATCCTTTAACCAATTAACAcgattttttctgaaaacagatatTGTACCTCACATTCCCAGccataattatttttgcaaaatggtTGTCCGAGCAACCTGGGACTGATTTTGAGTCTGTAGGTGCCCgtgtgcaggcagagctggcagctggcTCCAGGCCCAtgtctgcaggcaggagggctgcctgcctgccccgAGCGCCAtgcctgtccccagccagcTGGGGCCTTCATGCTCCTCTTAGTGCTGCCGGTGGTCAGAGGCCACCTGCTACCGGTGTCCTGGAAGCCTGAGGGAACCAGGCAGCTCACGGGTGGCTCAGGGGGTGGAGAAGTGCCAGTGGTGCAAAAAGAAGGTCCAGATGTGCTCTAGGGGATGCCCAGCCTCAGAGACTTGCTTGTCGATAAAGCTGTGCAGCAGAAGAGCATGTCCAGGGAGGGGATGAGGTTGGGACTTAGTGTGGGGGCTGAGAGCACGTGaggaaggcagggaggagaggtgcTTCCTGTGTGTGCCCGTGGTGTAGCAGCAGCTCCTAGTAAAAGCACTGGCACCAACACCACACCAGTGCCGGCCTGAGAAAACTCGGTGCTGGAGTCACCGGTTGGGGCAGACAGACCACTGCAGCCACGGGATGACTCTGTCCTGCACCTCCTCTAAGCCACCTTGTGCCACAGAGCCAAGCCACCACACTATCTTGTCCTCTTTTACCACCTCAAAGCCTTTCCCGAGTGCTCAGGCAGATTTTCTGCAGGCACTTTCCCAATATCAAAGTGCACCTCGGCTGTATTGGAGCGCTGATCCCCATCTTCTTCTCTGGAGGGCTGCTGGGGTAGGTTACCTGCACAAGCACCAGCGTTCATGCAATGCTTTCTCTAAGGAGCTATATAGCCATACTCCAGACACCCACTGGATGTCTCCAGTGGGACGTAGAGACGGCCATGTCCCTCCCGCAGTGGGTGTTGGAGCTGTGGGGCCTTATCAGGGCGCATTCCCTCTCCACTGCTCCCTCATTAGTCATGCTTCCTGGAGCAACGGTTGCACCTCATTAGTGGTGGAAAGGGAAGGTGCTTTGCTGTGCTCCGAATGCTTCAACACCCCTGAGCAGGCAGAAACCCGGCAGGAGACGCAAGGACGTGCGGTGCTGGCAGCCTGCTGACTGATTGTCCTAGTAACCCTGGTTAAAGTCCCACCAGGAAAATGACTTCTCCTACAGCACTTGACCCCACAACGTCACAGGTACCACCAGCACCCCTGGGAGCACGATCGCTCTGGCAGGGAGGCCCTGGAGTTATGCAGTAAAAGACGATGTAGAGCTTTCCCCCAAGCTGCAATTCAAGGTCCCTGGGCAAGGTGCCCATGGGGTGATGGTTAACCTTGGTGCTGATTTAAAAGCAGCACAACAGTGTTAATGTCTGGCCTCAGCCCTGGCACCTTCCTCCTCGAAGCTATAAAAGTTCAGAGGACTTTACAAGCCGCTTGTAGCAGCTTTCACGCAGAAGACTGGAGATaccacatttttttattctgccaCAAAAAGTAATTCAGCCTATGGGAAGGGGGATAACACCTGTTCCAGCATCAGTTACAACAACAAAACGAGTCAATCAGCACGGCATCGCAGTGCAATGTacactgttttctgctttccagcacGGGCAGGGTGGTGGCAAAGATGCCTGGGAGGGTACGGGAGCTTGGCGCAGGCAGAGTGGTTTGTTCGGGACACTTAGCGAGCCAGTGGCAGGGCCAGGACCAGAACTGCTGGATCTCAGTCCTAGGCAGAAGTCTTTCCATTATACCATTAAAACAGACCAGCTCTTACCTGATTACTCTGCCAAATGCCCTCTCtacaaacaaagcagaaattctttcattttaccTGTTTCTACTTTTATTGACATCTTTGACAAACACAGTGAAGGGAGATCTGTCAGACTTCCAGGTGgccagagctgctctggctcTGTACTGGAGCTGGTGAGGACTGGGAAGCTTCAGGGTTCTTCACAACATCATCTGCTAGGTGCTCCACAAGAAACAGCTTTCATACAAGGGGCCCAAACACCTGATATGACATGCTTGGGGGTGGACAACCTTGTGCCATGCTGGCTAGGAACAGGCAGGCACAGGGGAAGGCAAGAGTGAGGAATGGGTAGGCAGATCAACTGTCACTATGTGCCCTTCAAAGCAAACCCACAAAACTCAGGGTGTTTGGGCCAATTTCATGGTGCAAGGACTACGAAACTGCAAAGCTGGCTATGGCATGGCAGTACCATCCGGTTTTAGAAACCCTCActcttaaaaatacacacactttTTCAAAAAGCCAGAAAACTTCAGACCCTTTCTCCATGTCGATTCCTTGGGGCTGGAAGCTGCCTGGGGGCTGCAAGGATATAATTAAGGATAATCTGATAACAATGTGCTTTATCAGAAAAGAGACCACAAAAATGCCTCCCTGACCATACCTATGGGACCAAAACATAAACAGCTGCTCTGTTAAGGACAGAGGAAAGCCATGCTGCAAATCTGCAGGCAAGGGGGTGAGCAGAGACCCGCTGTGTTCCTGCTCTGTTGGCACAAAGTGCTGTGAGGCAAACCACCCATGGGGAACCTAATTAAACCACCCCAAGGGAAGGGAATTACTGCATGTTCACTGTAGCACGTGCGTGATAACCGCACCTGAGCTCTGGCTCAGCCAAGTGCCGTGCCTGGAGCAGGAGATGTGCCCGCAGCGCAGTTCGCCAGGTCAGGGCACGTGTCTCCCTACATCCTGCCGAGTGCTCTGAAGAGCTGCTTCGCTACCAAGACCCCACAAGAGAAGGCACTGCACGCTGCAGGAGACCTACGCACACGGCCATTTTGTGCCTCCTCATAAGCTGCTGTCAGGGCAAACGTATTATTTCACGTCACTGTTTTGAGGTGAAGACACAGGTCTGCTCCCTCCCTGAACGAGTgccaggggagaggaggagatggcTGTATCAGCAGCATCCCTGTGGCCCTTCCAGCACTGCTGAGAATGAATTAGCTGTATCTGGCTACAGACCAGGCCCTGGAGGTGGAGCTGGCTCCATTACAAACTCTCATATTATTTGTAGCATCTCTCCAATCCCCAGGGCACAGGCTGCTGGCTGAGAAACCTGCTGGTATTgagtttggtttgtttctaaGACATTTCTCAGCATTGTGGTTGCACAAGAAGCTGAAAACTCATGTTTCAAAACCCCAGCGAGGACGGGTGCTGCTGTTGCTATTTGCACAGCACCACCATGTTCAGCAAGGGGAGGTGTGTGTGTCTCCAAGCTAGAAAGATAAACCCATCCTGGGTTTCCTAGGTCTTGAAGTTCCTAACATGCTAAGCAAGGCTCCTGGTTCAGGGTGCACTGGGTGGCACTGTTGCAGAGCTGGGTGCGGAGGAGCAGAGCTCCCTGTAGAAGCAGGCTGCCCGCGAAGGCGTCCTGCTCCCATgtgctgccctggctgcccgCAGAGCAGCTGGGCCAGCATCCCTCTGTGCAAGGCAGGACCTCAGCAGCTGTTCTTGAGGTCTTCAGCCACATGAGAACAGCAAACCTAGGATGTCAGCCACTTGTGACAGTGGTAAAGACTTTTGAAGCCCAGAGGAAGAAGCATACGTTCCCATCCTCTGTGTAGCTCATTGTAGACAAACACATACAGAACTATCAATGAGGGATCTCCATAGCAACTTCTTGCCTCCACCTGAAATGAACCACTTCCTCTGCAGCTCTTGCCACTCAGAAGAGACTTCTGGTTTCCCTTGGCTTTTAGAGATGATCTTTATTCACTGCACCCGCAGTAAACTTTTTGTCTTCTAAACTCTCCCTTTGCTGCTAGTGGAGGTTTCACATTGGGGCTAAACCAGGAATCACAGGTGCCATGAGGTCTGGGACATACACTGGGACTcgacagaaagacagaaagaaccTGAAGCTATCTGGAATACCCAGACACACAGTTCTTGCTTGGGAGAGCCCAGGAGGCCCCTTGCTGTGTTAAGCTGAACCAGAGCAAACACGACATGCAGAGGACAACCTCTTGGTTCCCAGTGTCATCATAGAGAACCACGCTGAtctgaaagggaaaacagaaacactttACAAAGGCTAAAGGGTGCACCAATGAGCCGTACTGTCACTGTCTCCCAAAGCATTGCaagaaacatgcagaaaaaggTAGGACACTGCCACAACCTCAGTAGCTGGCCTTTGAAAGGAAAGCCACAGGCTCCTTCGGCAGCCTCACTCCTCACAGGATACTGCAGCAGCATGAACTTCCAGTGGATTTCACTGAacttccttctgtctcctccaTCCTCCGCTTTGAAGGTCACTGTCAAATAGAAGTGagttttcttgtctcttttaCTCACCAGCGAGACAATGATCTGCCCTCAATGCCTGCATTAATGCAACACTATGGTACAAAACAAGGGTCTGGCTGCTTCAGGGAACAGATTTGAGAACAAAGTTTTCACTGAACGGCTGCTGGAAGCTTAAGATGGGAAGGGACCTGCTCAGTCATCTTGGCTTTGCTCTGCTGGCTCAGAGTTCATGTGATCATCTGCACCATACAGAAACACTTGATACTTGCTCTTCTCACACAAGCAACTCTGCTCCTCTTGCCCCTAGACATTCACCCAGAGCTTGCCACCCGGGCGGGAGCCAGAATGAGCACTGACAGCTCACCCGAGCACTTCTCAGGGGGCAGAGGAAAGGACTGGGGCTCACATACTGTGAAATCCTAACCCTGACTCAGCCACAAGGTCCTTGCGTGGCCTCAGACATTTCTTGGCTTGCAAATCACCGTTCTGTCTGTGAGAAGAGCTAATCCTTATTTACATGGCAGCTGTAGCATTTGGATCAGTTACACGCAGAGTGCTGAGGCGATGAATAACGCGCAGCAGCTCTCTCTCAACACCGTCATTGGAGGGAAACCACATAAACTACACACACTGATGACGTGTGTGTTTGCAGAGAGGCCTCTCTAtagctgccttctgctgctgaaatgggttgtgctgcctgtcctgctgcaggcagctctcACTGAGCCTCCACAGACCCCACTACCTGCTGAACCACTGTGACCTCCTTAATTACTGAGCCCAATTAAATCCTGACCTCAGATTCAAAATGGCTGGGAAAAACAATGTAGAAATGAGCACTGGAGACAGAGACATGTGCTTAACAAatctcagtttatttttctctctgtgccaATCAGTGCTACTTGACATTACTCACATTTCACAGTGCAGGGGGCAGAAGCGATTACAACACTGCTTAAGCTGCAGTTCAGTGGGATCGTTCTGGGTCCTGGATCCCAGGCAATCTCCCAGTGCCAATGATCTGGAATAGAAAAAATCTGCACGGCCAGCATTTCCAGTAGTTGTTACTTATAATACAAGCTACCTTCACAGCATCTCCAAGGGAAGCCTGCTTTCCTCCTCAGGCATCAGAGCATTCACGGCTACACGCAAGCATTTACAGCCAGCGGCGTATAAAACGTTTATGGCAGTTTCCAAGTCAGAGCTAGCAGAGGCAGGTGAGGAAAGAGCAAACAATAAGCTCTTTTCCTAGGAACTTAATCTCTCATAGgacaaaacagaacacagtttAGCAGTGGAAGGGAAAGCTGGTCCCTAGAGTAAGAGGGTAGGGTCCCAGCCTGGCCAGCAGTGCCCATGGCCCGCTGGGTGCTCTGCTAGTGGTCACCACTGGGACAGAGGGAACGGGGCAGGAAGCCAGGTAGCCCCAGCACTTGGAAAAGTGATTGAAATCCCTGTATATGGCCAATAGGAGAGACCCTTGGGGATACTGTGCAAAAGTAGCTCATACCAGTTATCAGGAGGTTCTCCGAGGAGACAATCATATGTGACATGGAAATTTTGTtgtgcaatattaaaaaaaaagaaacgtgTCACTTAAAGCACCCTTCCAGAGCTCATAGTCAGGCCACAATGGCTTCACAGTGCACCCTCACTGTTCAAGTGCAGAGAGGATGAAACCAAAAAACTGATTTGGGAGCAAGAGCAGCTCCCTCATCAGCAAGAGGGAGCCTAGCACAGGGCAGTGATATGAGGGAAGCAGGGGGATGGCTGGACAGTGTCTACCACAATTGAGTAGTACAGGCACCAGTACCTAAGGCAGAAGTCAGAGGAGCCAAATCTGTTTGCTACATCAGATTCAACCCTGTCCCACAAAACTCATCAGCAGTGGGTGGAGAGGCTGCAAGTCCCAGCATCCACAGCGACTGACTGAGGGATGGCTCAGACCCCATTCATTACGAGAAGGGCTTTTCCCTGCCCAGCCTGTCTGCACTTGCTGGCTCTGGCACCTCCTGGCTGCAGTGCCAGGAGGGAAGAACCCTTCTTTGCAGGGGTCTGACCCCCCCGAGCTAGGTAATGAGGCTGTTTAGAGGCAGTGTTGCTGTTTTCCTGGAAAGAACAGACAGTCACAGCGCAGCAGAGCCTCCTAAGCAGTATCACGAAAACAACGGAAGCTGTGACTGACCCATTTTCAATCAAATGGAaaactctgcttttgtttcccattttagtTTCTCCCTTCGAGACATCTCATAGCAACAGCCTTGCTCTGCTATTAGCAGCCTGTCCTTGCGAGGAAAAGCAAGAGCCTGTTAATGAGCCAAACTTATCACTGGGGCAACTGTGCTGACCTAATTACACCAGCCACATATTTGACCCGTTACGTTAaccttcctctgccttctccacagttaaaaggaaaacaccTTTCAGTTTTAATCAGGACAGCAGAGAATACGAAGAGCAAGAAttaggggggggggggaggggaaagcCATGCTGTTCTCAGCATCCCACAACACAAGACTTGGAGCCATAACCCAAAGTGAAAGCACATGCATCTACAGGGGAGATGCATCAGCAATGGGTGCAGACAGCCCTGACCAAGTCAGCTCTAACCTGTGTGTACATACGAGCACTGGAAGGATGCCTGAAGGACAGCCATTTACAGGGTGGCTCCGGGGATGTAAAGCCAGTCGGCAATGGCAGTGGGCAGGTGAGTCATGACTTGCAGCCTCACCCACCAGTAGGTCTCCATGGGATTGTAACGGTTGTTCGGGCACAGGGAGGTGAGCGCATCGGTGATGTCATTCAGGACCAGAGACATGTCCTTCAGGCCACTGTTAACGAAGGACCTCATCAAGGCCACGTGGTGAGTGAAATACTCCCTCCCGTAGTCCTCCCGCACAGTGTCGCTGGCTCCGCTCCACAGTGCCTCAGCCTGCTTGTCGATGCCGGCTGCCGTCAGGATGCCTGTCGCTGCCACGAAGTTACTGGGCTCAACGAGGATGACTCTGACACCCCAGCGGTACATCTCCTGCCGGAGGCAGTCAGAGAAGGCTGCCACCCCAAACTTGGAAATGCAATAGCAGGAGCGAGATGGACTCACCATTCGTCCCAGCATACTTGTGATATTCACCACGCGGCCTAGAGAGAAAAGAGCAGGGAGAGACGATggactgcagaagcagcagccagaaaaTCCCAGCAAAGAGGTGCTTTGTTGGATGATGCTGATTTGTAAAATCTGAATCTTGAAGACACATCCAAATCCCCTGTCAAGGAGCCTTTCTCTCCTGACTCAAGCAAGGCTAGCCCCTGCTCTGACTTCCTCCATGGACAGTACACATACTGCTTCTGTATTAAAAAGGCCTTACAAAGTATACAAGACATTTCCCTCCTAATTTCCAAGTAGGGAAGTACCCAGATCTTCTGAGGCTACTAGCTGTGTGCTCTCACATCAGTGTGCCCCACTCCTGCATCTTGCTAGAGAAGCGTTCAAGCTCCCAGATAGCAGTGTTACAAGCTGGAAAGCACACAACACAGCGTGATGCCATACAAGCATTCTGGTTCTTTCTGCAAGCACGACAGCTTATCATCTGCAGCCATTCTGCCTAACAAAGCTACACGCTTCTAGACCTGAGATGGATGGCAGAGGACCAGCAGAGGTTTCTCTGAACCTGCAGCATGAACAGCACAGCCTGTTCACCCAGCTGGCCGGCCAGGAGTGCCTAGAGTGCTACATGCCTGGGGCCAATGGAGAGGAGACTTGATGTGCTGCTGTCTGTGGGGCAATGAAGCACAATTGTCCTAAATCCCACGAGCAGCCCATGCCAGCCCGATTGCAGAGCTGTGGCAGCCTGTGTTAAATCACACACTGCCTAGGGGCAGTGACAGCAGTGGTCACTCCTCCATGGGTGGCTCTGTCCTTCCCCAAGACAAGATGTATGCAATGACAGTTTCAGATGCATTTACAAACAGGCCCTTGAAATCTCACCAGCTATTTTTACAGGGAGGATTTTCACAGCCATGGAGCATGACACCCTTCTGCAGCTTGAAATTTTAGCTGAGAAACAAGTGGGCAGCTCTGCGCTCTCATTCAAAACCCAAGTGCAGCTTGGAGGGACTGTGAGAACCACCTGCTGACCTGATGGGTAAGGTACCTTTTGTAGAGAGACGGGGCTTGTTTAGTGGGTACCTGCTTTCTGGAAATGGTACCTGAGCAATCTTCTCAATATAACCCCTTTCTGTCCTCACAGAACACACAGCTGTGCCAGcattcacacacacatgctAAATAAAGAAACTCTTCAGATTTCTgctcatacttttttttttaaatataaaacaaagacaCTTGATAATACTGTTGTCTTCTAAGATATCCAAAATGGCTGTTATTGACTCTCATTTATTCCACCACTACTACTGTGCAATCATCTGCGAATTGAGTAACGTGAAGGGAGAAGATTCAACTATCCAAACATAAGTACTTGGTGGACTCTGGAGGCCAGGATTATCTTGTCCAGTCTCCAGTCACTTTTCCTAAACGTGGCCTGGAGTCCTGTGTCATATCTGCCAGCACTGCACAAAGGTCTCTGATAGCCTGGGATGTTTAAGATAGCACCTGCTGTGTAGGTGCCTGGACTGCCCCAAGAGTGGCCTGTACTAGCAAATGCTTACACAGCATGTTGAACCCTGCTGTCTAGTCTGCCTGCATGCCTCAGACACCCTCCCTGGACTGCACAGGCATTCCTCGAAGCACAGTCCAAGTCATGATTTTCAGCTACATCTCTTTGCTGTGCTACAAAAGCTCTCTCTTGAGTCTTGCCCCATGGCCCAGCATGTACCTTTAGCTCTGCGAATGAGGGGCAGGAAAGCCTTTGTCACCCGCACGGTGCCCCACAGGTTGATCTCTGCCACCTTCTTGTAGTTGTCTAAACTTGCAAATTCCACCTCTCCAAAGGTCGAGACGCCAGCATTGTTCACCAGGCCCCACAGACCTGCCAACAAACACAGGGTTAAAGACTGGAACGAGGAACAGTGTCGCAGAGAAGAAGCCTTCCTTGTTGTTCAAAGTAACCCAAGCCCCTGACAAAGAACTCTGCacttttgtagaaaaaaaagttgtaaagaAAACCAAGCAAGGAGATGAAATACATTCTTGATATACCAGAGGTGAAGCCAGTGGCACTTGCTTGGAACATCAGGGAGAGTGATGAGGTCACACAAGCACTGCCTCCCTGAATGTCTCCTGTAAGGTCAAATGCTGTCTGGGGCTTTGTCCAGCTAGATCTGGCTGACCCTATTTTATGCATCCTGTCATCCCACATTTG
This DNA window, taken from Nyctibius grandis isolate bNycGra1 chromosome 8, bNycGra1.pri, whole genome shotgun sequence, encodes the following:
- the LOC137666344 gene encoding D-beta-hydroxybutyrate dehydrogenase, mitochondrial-like translates to MLLLALGAALLLAGGGRCLARRLLILLPRRARRALPADGKAVLITGCDKGFGHALAKQLHAKGFTVFAGCLLMDENGDGARELKNMKSDRMKVLQMDVCSDQEVAQAVDFVKRTLKEPEEGLWGLVNNAGVSTFGEVEFASLDNYKKVAEINLWGTVRVTKAFLPLIRRAKGRVVNITSMLGRMVSPSRSCYCISKFGVAAFSDCLRQEMYRWGVRVILVEPSNFVAATGILTAAGIDKQAEALWSGASDTVREDYGREYFTHHVALMRSFVNSGLKDMSLVLNDITDALTSLCPNNRYNPMETYWWVRLQVMTHLPTAIADWLYIPGATL